The Candidatus Zixiibacteriota bacterium genome segment GAGCGGTCGAGGTAGTGACGCAGGAGCAGCTCGGCCGCGATGCGGTCGATCGTGCCTTTGTTACCCTTGATTCGCTTTCCGGTCGAATGAAGGATGCGTTGCGCCTCTTCAGAGGAGAATCGTTCATCGAGTGTTTCGACCGGAACGCCGGCGGCGCGTTGCAGTCGCTCGACGAATCGCTCGACCTCGTCGGTCATCGGCCCGTGATCACCGGACGTCAGAAGCGGCAGCCCGACGACAATGCGATCATACTCCCACTGACGCCGCCCCTCGGCGATAAGACGCACTGCGTGGTCGGCATCGCGAACGATCAGCGTCTCCAGCCCGCTGGCGATTGTGCCGGTCGGATCGGAAATCGCCAACCCGACCCGTCGTCGGCCATAGTCGACCGCCAGGACCCTGCCGCTCGGATCATTCGGCCATGAAGCGGTCGCGCACATCAACTATAACCTAACGCTTCGAATCGTCTGCGGGCACAGGCAAATCACGCCGCCTGAGACCGACTACACT includes the following:
- the ruvX gene encoding Holliday junction resolvase RuvX; its protein translation is MCATASWPNDPSGRVLAVDYGRRRVGLAISDPTGTIASGLETLIVRDADHAVRLIAEGRRQWEYDRIVVGLPLLTSGDHGPMTDEVERFVERLQRAAGVPVETLDERFSSEEAQRILHSTGKRIKGNKGTIDRIAAELLLRHYLDRSAPSHGELDDEFDEDDT